The genome window GGTTAAAAAACAAGTACGACATGAATTGCTTATATATTACTGATTTTTTGGTTATTTTAAGGTATAACTGTAACGGTTTCTGATTAACAGATTCCTAGAACCAGCGCCGCACTTTTTTCTTGTAATTCGAATAATAGACGCCAAATTTCGCCTGCAGATGGCGTTCTTCGGCACACACAACCCAATAATGCATTACCAACAAAAGCGGCGGCGTCAGCAGCAAAATCCAGCCTTGATTTACGATGGAGCCCGCACCAAGATAGCAAAGCGTCAACGAAACATAAACCGGATTTCGCGAATAAGCATAGGGGCCGTCCGTGATCAAGGCCGATGCCGGTTTGCGCACATCCAAGGTCGTTTGATGGCGGCGAAAACGAAGCAGGACCGGCGCTATAATTAATATACTGGCGATGAGCATGGCCGTACCGGTAAACTGAGCGAGCGGATCGGGAAATAGCGGCCACGGCCAAAAATAGTTGAGCGCCATACCGGACAGGAACGCAGTTGCATACAAAAACGGAGGCGGTACGGCGACGCCTGGCCCCTGAAGCGGATCGGAGCTGCAACGTTTTAGTTTGTCGTTAATCCGGCCCAAAACCAGTACTCCTCGTCAGATCAATTACAGGTGTTATGGATTATTAAAGCATA of Candidatus Methylospira mobilis contains these proteins:
- a CDS encoding methyltransferase family protein, translated to MGRINDKLKRCSSDPLQGPGVAVPPPFLYATAFLSGMALNYFWPWPLFPDPLAQFTGTAMLIASILIIAPVLLRFRRHQTTLDVRKPASALITDGPYAYSRNPVYVSLTLCYLGAGSIVNQGWILLLTPPLLLVMHYWVVCAEERHLQAKFGVYYSNYKKKVRRWF